A window of Excalfactoria chinensis isolate bCotChi1 chromosome Z, bCotChi1.hap2, whole genome shotgun sequence contains these coding sequences:
- the LOC140264531 gene encoding rho GTPase-activating protein 32-like has translation MGVTCSKISSEPELAGTEDAVCAATEEERLLSMQDAIQQLPAPHYRTLEYLMRHLASLAGNSSVTNMGAQNLAIVWAPNLLRSQQSQSASTYGEAACMELQMQSDVVEFLISHTDVLFPSTSTSAVGEEAGHSSLDGPKSVWVSPPSAKLLTLQEAQAERRGQSSSPAATRSSNTEVEEGPAADRLSEEEARVCFRQIVSAIASVCSQGYAHRDLKPVSLNCSQSFINNH, from the exons ATGGGCGTCAcgtgcagcaagatcagcagtgagcctgagttggcgggcacggag gacgctgtttgtgctgccacagaggaggagcggctgctcagcatgcaggacgccatccagcagctgcccgctcctcactacag gacgctggagtacctaatgagacacttggcgtctctggccgggaacagctccgtcaccaacatgggtgctcagaacttggcgatagtgtgggctccaaacctcttaag atcccagcagagccagtctgcctccacctacggagaagctgcctgcatggagctgcagatgcagtcagatgttgtggagttcctcatcagccacacagacgtcctcttcccctccacatccacatcAGCCGTGGGAGAGGaagcag ggcacagttctttggacgggcccaagtctgtgtgggtgtctcctccatctgcaaagctgctcacgctgcaggaggcacaggctgagaggagaggccagagcagctctcctgctgcgacacggagcagcaacactgaggtggaggaaggccccgcagct GACCGCCTTTCGGAAGAGGAAGCTCGAGTCTGTTTTCGACAGATTGtttcagcaattgcttctgtttgcagTCAGGGTTATGCCCACAGAGACCTCAAACCAGTAAGCCTGAACTGTAGTCAGTCTTTCATAAATAACCATTAA